A single region of the Pontibacter kalidii genome encodes:
- a CDS encoding creatininase family protein encodes MRLLLLILLFSASTAMAQDIPFRWDELTASDWPQALEKSKRTCILPIGILEKHGPHAPLGSDLIHVREWSARAAKQEYAVVFPDYFYGQVYEAQQQPGTFALPSRVVWDLLEATVEEIARNGFDKIVIVNGHGGNPQLLRYFVQAQLEKRRDYAVYFFDPGQDPVFAEKAKKLRKSDAAGDMHAGENETSTLLYLRPDLVKQKLATTESGEDQKRMASLPNLYTGIWWYASYPNHYAGEGAKASKEMGKLLTENKVETLVKALKAVKADTKTLELQREYFDNVDKVGARP; translated from the coding sequence ATGCGATTACTTCTACTTATCCTTCTCTTCTCTGCCTCCACTGCCATGGCGCAGGACATCCCTTTCCGCTGGGACGAGCTAACCGCCAGTGACTGGCCCCAAGCGCTGGAGAAATCCAAGCGCACCTGTATTCTTCCCATCGGTATTCTGGAGAAGCATGGTCCGCACGCGCCGCTCGGTTCCGACCTGATCCATGTGCGGGAGTGGTCGGCGCGGGCCGCCAAACAGGAGTACGCCGTTGTATTCCCGGATTACTTTTACGGGCAGGTATACGAAGCACAACAGCAACCGGGCACCTTCGCGCTGCCGAGCCGCGTGGTTTGGGACCTGCTGGAGGCAACCGTAGAGGAGATCGCCCGGAACGGCTTTGATAAGATCGTTATCGTGAACGGCCATGGCGGCAACCCGCAGCTGCTGCGTTACTTTGTGCAGGCCCAGTTGGAGAAGCGCCGAGACTACGCCGTTTACTTCTTCGACCCCGGACAGGACCCGGTTTTTGCGGAAAAGGCAAAGAAGCTGCGTAAGTCCGATGCGGCCGGCGACATGCATGCCGGCGAAAATGAAACCTCCACCCTGCTCTACCTGCGCCCGGACCTGGTGAAGCAGAAACTGGCAACAACCGAGTCCGGCGAAGACCAGAAGCGTATGGCCTCCCTGCCGAACCTGTACACCGGCATCTGGTGGTATGCCAGCTACCCGAACCACTATGCAGGCGAGGGCGCAAAGGCGTCAAAAGAAATGGGCAAGCTGCTGACCGAGAACAAGGTGGAAACCCTGGTAAAGGCCCTGAAAGCAGTAAAGGCCGATACTAAAACCCTGGAACTGCAGCGGGAGTATTTTGACAACGTAGACAAGGTCGGCGCCCGCCCCTAA